In the Streptomyces sp. cg36 genome, one interval contains:
- a CDS encoding aldo/keto reductase family oxidoreductase, with the protein MKTIAFPGTELRSSNVVLGLMRIAELADEDIRTLYGSARDAGINTFDHADIYGPERHACEERFGQAVKLSAADRESIVIQSKVGIRSGFFDFSKEHIVRTVEESLAALRTEYLDVLLLHRPDTLVEPEEVAAAFDELHAAGKVVNFGVSNHTPGQIALLKTAVQQPLVANQVQLSITHCPLIASGIAANMGGLDQSVDRDNGLLDYARLHGITLQAWSPFQKGFFDGVFIGDLENHAELNEVLDELAAKYGVTPTGIAVAWITRHPANMQVVLGTTNPGRVAESAAGSELPLTREEWYRLFSAAGHVIP; encoded by the coding sequence ATGAAGACCATCGCCTTCCCCGGCACCGAACTCCGCTCCTCCAACGTCGTCCTGGGTCTGATGCGCATCGCCGAGCTCGCGGACGAGGACATCCGCACCCTATACGGGAGCGCGCGCGACGCCGGAATCAACACCTTCGATCACGCCGACATCTACGGGCCCGAACGCCACGCCTGCGAAGAGCGCTTCGGGCAGGCCGTGAAACTGTCCGCCGCCGACCGCGAGTCGATCGTCATCCAGAGCAAGGTCGGCATCCGCTCCGGCTTCTTCGACTTCTCGAAGGAGCACATCGTGCGCACCGTCGAGGAGTCGCTCGCGGCACTGCGCACCGAGTACCTCGACGTGCTCCTGCTCCACCGCCCCGACACCCTCGTCGAACCGGAGGAGGTCGCCGCGGCCTTCGACGAACTGCACGCGGCCGGGAAGGTCGTGAACTTCGGAGTCTCCAACCACACCCCCGGCCAGATCGCCCTCCTCAAGACCGCCGTCCAGCAGCCGCTGGTGGCCAATCAGGTGCAACTGAGCATCACCCACTGCCCGTTGATCGCCTCGGGGATCGCGGCCAACATGGGCGGACTCGACCAGTCCGTGGACCGCGACAACGGCCTGCTCGACTACGCCCGGCTGCACGGCATCACACTGCAGGCATGGTCGCCCTTCCAGAAGGGCTTCTTCGACGGTGTCTTCATCGGTGACCTCGAAAACCACGCGGAGCTGAACGAGGTCCTCGACGAACTGGCCGCCAAGTACGGAGTGACCCCCACCGGCATCGCCGTCGCGTGGATCACCCGCCATCCGGCGAACATGCAGGTGGTGCTCGGCACCACGAACCCCGGCCGGGTCGCGGAATCGGCCGCCGGCTCGGAGCTCCCGCTCACTCGCGAGGAGTGGTACCGCCTCTTCAGCGCCGCCGGACACGTCATTCCCTGA
- a CDS encoding putative leader peptide produces MQTPADPTVTLVERRHVDLVRVASAMCRRAA; encoded by the coding sequence ATGCAGACGCCCGCCGACCCCACGGTCACGCTTGTGGAGCGCCGCCACGTCGACCTGGTCCGCGTGGCGAGCGCCATGTGTCGTCGCGCTGCCTGA
- a CDS encoding tartrate dehydrogenase, with the protein MTTKHRIALIPGDGIGTEVLPPARQVLDVLGRRHGFALSCTSYDDWSCQRYLGEGAMMPADGLDQLRDKDAILLGAVGDPGVPDHVSLWGLLIPIRRGFRQYVNVRPIRVYEGIDSPVRRARPGEVDFVVVRENVEGEYSEAGGRVHTGCPDEMAIQEAVFTRAGVTRVLDYAFTLASRRAGRLTSATKSNGIVHTMPFWDQLVAERAASFAQVAWEHEHIDALAAKFVLDPARFDVVVASNLFGDILSDLAAAVAGSIGIAPAANLNPEREFPSMFEPVHGSAPDIAGQGIANPLGAIGAAAMMLDHLGHPAAARDITEAIASVLAKTDIRTPDLGGTATTAEFTDTLLELL; encoded by the coding sequence ATGACGACGAAACACCGCATCGCGTTGATCCCCGGCGACGGCATTGGTACGGAGGTGCTGCCCCCGGCCCGGCAAGTGCTCGACGTGCTCGGCCGCCGCCATGGATTCGCTCTCTCCTGCACCTCCTACGACGACTGGTCGTGCCAGCGGTACCTGGGGGAGGGCGCCATGATGCCCGCCGACGGGCTCGACCAGCTGCGCGACAAGGACGCGATCCTGCTGGGCGCGGTGGGGGATCCGGGCGTGCCCGACCACGTCTCCCTGTGGGGGCTGCTGATCCCGATCCGGCGCGGCTTCCGTCAGTACGTCAACGTCCGGCCCATCCGCGTCTACGAAGGCATCGACAGCCCGGTGCGCCGCGCGCGCCCGGGAGAGGTGGATTTCGTCGTCGTACGCGAGAACGTGGAAGGCGAGTACAGCGAGGCCGGAGGCCGCGTCCACACCGGTTGCCCCGACGAGATGGCGATCCAGGAGGCGGTGTTCACCCGCGCCGGTGTGACCCGCGTACTCGACTACGCCTTCACCCTCGCCTCCCGGCGCGCGGGCCGGCTGACCTCCGCCACCAAGTCGAACGGCATCGTGCACACCATGCCGTTCTGGGACCAGCTCGTCGCCGAACGGGCCGCCTCGTTCGCTCAAGTCGCCTGGGAACATGAGCACATCGACGCCCTGGCCGCCAAGTTCGTCCTCGACCCGGCCCGCTTCGACGTCGTCGTCGCCTCCAACCTCTTCGGCGACATCCTCAGCGACCTCGCGGCAGCCGTCGCCGGGTCCATCGGCATCGCCCCGGCCGCCAACCTCAACCCCGAGCGGGAGTTCCCCTCGATGTTCGAGCCGGTGCACGGCTCCGCACCGGACATCGCGGGCCAGGGCATCGCCAACCCCCTGGGCGCGATCGGGGCCGCCGCCATGATGCTCGACCACCTCGGCCATCCGGCCGCGGCCAGGGACATCACGGAAGCGATCGCCTCGGTCCTCGCCAAGACCGACATCCGCACCCCCGACCTGGGCGGAACGGCGACCACGGCCGAGTTCACGGACACCCTCCTCGAACTCCTCTGA
- a CDS encoding tyrosine-protein phosphatase, which yields MAPIRRAISTSVLALALAMPVVSGTAQASPAVHPAHPASSTVAAQRVLAVPGTVNARDVGGYRTYDGKSTRWGVLYRAETLSKLPPEGVGALAGLGLGSVIDLRTAPEAQADGADRLPAGVTSVVQPVDDTSLFAFIGMVVRSKDPVYQEQQLGGGKAEARMDALYRAFVTNAANRAALGAAIRVVANAKEPTLFHCSSGKDRTGVLADTILRAVGVPAGTSEGDYLLSNQLRAASDAALKSQIKAAGLMQDPDLLDPLLQVRGSYLDAFRAQAVADYGSFGDFLSRGLGLDTLTLLKLRLRLVG from the coding sequence GTGGCACCGATACGACGCGCCATCAGCACGTCCGTGCTTGCCTTGGCGCTGGCGATGCCCGTGGTGTCCGGCACCGCGCAGGCATCCCCGGCCGTGCACCCCGCCCACCCCGCCTCCAGCACCGTCGCGGCCCAGCGGGTCCTGGCCGTACCCGGCACGGTCAACGCCCGGGACGTCGGCGGCTACCGCACGTACGACGGCAAAAGCACCCGCTGGGGTGTGCTGTACCGGGCGGAGACCCTGTCGAAGCTGCCGCCCGAGGGTGTGGGCGCGCTCGCCGGTCTGGGGCTGGGCAGCGTGATCGACCTGCGCACCGCGCCCGAGGCGCAGGCCGATGGCGCCGACCGGCTGCCGGCAGGCGTGACCTCGGTCGTTCAGCCGGTCGACGACACGTCGTTGTTCGCGTTCATCGGCATGGTGGTGCGGAGCAAGGACCCCGTGTACCAGGAGCAGCAGCTCGGCGGCGGCAAGGCCGAGGCGAGGATGGACGCCCTCTACCGCGCCTTCGTCACCAACGCGGCGAACCGGGCCGCGCTCGGGGCGGCGATCCGCGTCGTGGCGAACGCGAAGGAGCCCACGCTGTTCCACTGCTCGTCCGGCAAGGACCGCACGGGTGTCCTCGCGGACACCATCCTGCGCGCGGTGGGTGTCCCGGCCGGCACGTCCGAGGGTGACTACCTCCTGAGCAATCAGCTCCGTGCGGCATCGGACGCCGCGCTGAAGAGCCAGATCAAGGCCGCCGGCCTCATGCAGGACCCGGACCTGCTCGACCCCCTGCTCCAGGTGCGCGGCAGCTACCTGGACGCGTTCAGGGCGCAGGCGGTGGCCGACTACGGCAGCTTCGGCGACTTCCTCAGCCGAGGACTCGGGCTCGACACGCTCACCTTGCTCAAGCTGCGGCTCCGACTCGTCGGGTGA
- a CDS encoding STAS domain-containing protein: protein MSDGWRTVAGELVEWAGPSRNVRVGVSRTGGAVTVHVAGELDVASAPVVARALQGGLVEQSQRVVLDLSRVTFCGMAGVDLLLDARRSAAEAGGALMVARAHSAVVLPLETCREPEAWLIAEEVRTAPLPEQEWRRRKSVVSAVLTRAFQITGAPMGNAQLYEPAGEALRIVAQRGFRHPFLSFFETVSDRETACGAAARDHRPVVVEEVVSSPIFAGSPALDVLVDAEVGAVISLPVTTRDGTLLGVASVHQRRATAWPAAQRRSLAAVARAACLQ from the coding sequence ATGAGCGATGGGTGGCGGACTGTGGCCGGTGAGCTGGTGGAGTGGGCCGGGCCGTCACGCAACGTACGTGTGGGTGTCTCCCGTACGGGCGGGGCGGTCACCGTCCATGTGGCGGGTGAACTGGACGTCGCGTCGGCGCCGGTGGTCGCCCGGGCGCTCCAGGGCGGGCTGGTGGAGCAGTCGCAGCGCGTCGTGCTGGATCTGAGCAGGGTGACGTTCTGCGGGATGGCGGGAGTGGACCTCCTGCTCGACGCCCGCCGGTCGGCCGCGGAGGCCGGAGGCGCCCTGATGGTGGCGCGCGCCCACAGTGCGGTCGTCCTCCCGCTGGAGACCTGTCGGGAACCGGAGGCGTGGCTGATCGCCGAGGAGGTCCGGACGGCGCCTCTGCCGGAACAGGAGTGGCGCCGACGGAAGTCCGTGGTCTCGGCGGTGCTGACGAGGGCCTTCCAGATCACCGGCGCTCCGATGGGCAACGCCCAGCTGTACGAACCCGCCGGTGAGGCCCTGCGGATCGTGGCGCAGCGGGGATTCCGCCATCCGTTCCTGAGCTTCTTCGAGACGGTGTCCGACCGCGAGACCGCGTGCGGGGCGGCTGCCCGGGACCACAGACCCGTGGTCGTGGAAGAGGTGGTATCCTCGCCGATCTTCGCGGGCAGCCCGGCGCTGGACGTTCTGGTGGACGCGGAGGTGGGCGCGGTGATCTCGCTGCCGGTCACCACCCGCGACGGCACCCTGTTGGGCGTCGCGTCCGTCCACCAGCGGCGGGCCACGGCGTGGCCCGCGGCGCAGCGCCGCAGCCTGGCGGCCGTGGCGCGGGCGGCCTGTTTGCAGTGA
- a CDS encoding pyridoxamine 5'-phosphate oxidase family protein, which yields MQGTETMRRDTAQRRRDTLARLGSERDLWVSTAHPDHGPHQVPLWFLWDGEAVWMCTSANSATVRNVRAEPRVRLALPDAFDVVLLQGEAQCCPAREVPAEAADAFAAKFGWDPRGEEAPYVYLRVVPRTVRAWRGVPELRGRVVMREGVWVE from the coding sequence ATGCAAGGCACGGAGACCATGCGCCGCGACACGGCGCAGCGCAGGCGGGACACACTGGCACGGCTCGGTTCGGAGCGCGATCTGTGGGTGTCGACGGCCCACCCCGACCACGGCCCGCATCAGGTGCCCCTGTGGTTCCTGTGGGACGGAGAGGCCGTGTGGATGTGCACCAGCGCGAACTCCGCGACCGTGCGCAACGTCCGTGCGGAACCGCGTGTACGCCTGGCGCTGCCGGACGCCTTCGACGTGGTGCTGCTGCAGGGGGAGGCGCAGTGCTGTCCCGCGAGGGAGGTGCCGGCGGAGGCCGCGGACGCGTTCGCGGCCAAGTTCGGCTGGGACCCGCGCGGGGAGGAGGCACCCTATGTGTACCTGCGCGTGGTGCCGCGGACCGTGCGTGCCTGGCGCGGAGTGCCGGAGCTGCGGGGCAGGGTCGTGATGCGTGAGGGCGTGTGGGTGGAGTAG
- the dctA gene encoding C4-dicarboxylate transporter DctA, which produces MAAPAPHTPAHGEPTRRPWYRQLYFWVLTAIVTGVLTGWLWPSVGSELGPVGTTFVAAVKMLIAPIVFLTIVGGIGGVDSLARVGRVGLKSLLYFQAGTLAALLVGLVAVNVFRPGAGVHAHPGDLHLAGDAGQYVKRGENQGWWHFLTDLVPSSAVGAFAEGNILQVIFVSMLFGIALKAVGPVGEPLVDGVQRLSAVVFKILHYVMLAAPVGAFGAMAFTIGTYGISTLTSLGRLLGLFYGTSAFFVVVVLGTVTGAMGINIFRLLRHLREEFVLVLGTSSSESALPRLMVKLENLGIPRDVVGLTVPTGYSFNLDGSSLYLSLAAVYIAQATDTPLSPGQQLGLLAVMILTSKGSGGVTGAGFIALAATLSTVGTVPAAGIMLIFGIDKFMSECRALTNLAGNSVATLVVARWENVLDTERVNHVLRTGTPLPEPAVARQTAEPSERLPTQA; this is translated from the coding sequence ATGGCAGCACCCGCACCGCACACCCCTGCCCACGGCGAGCCCACCCGTCGGCCCTGGTACCGGCAGCTGTACTTCTGGGTGCTGACCGCCATCGTCACCGGTGTCCTCACCGGCTGGCTGTGGCCCTCGGTCGGCAGCGAGCTCGGACCGGTCGGCACGACCTTCGTCGCGGCCGTCAAAATGCTGATCGCCCCGATCGTCTTCCTCACCATCGTGGGCGGCATCGGCGGTGTCGACAGCCTCGCACGCGTGGGCCGCGTGGGCCTGAAGTCCCTGCTCTACTTCCAGGCGGGCACACTCGCCGCCCTCCTCGTCGGACTGGTCGCCGTCAACGTCTTCCGGCCCGGCGCCGGAGTGCACGCACACCCCGGCGACCTCCACCTGGCGGGCGACGCCGGACAGTATGTGAAACGGGGCGAGAACCAGGGCTGGTGGCACTTCCTGACCGACCTCGTGCCCAGCAGCGCCGTCGGCGCCTTCGCCGAGGGCAACATCCTCCAAGTCATCTTCGTGTCCATGCTCTTCGGCATCGCGCTCAAGGCGGTGGGGCCGGTGGGCGAGCCCCTGGTCGACGGCGTCCAGCGCCTCTCCGCCGTCGTCTTCAAGATCCTGCACTACGTCATGCTGGCCGCCCCCGTCGGCGCGTTCGGCGCCATGGCCTTCACCATCGGCACGTACGGGATCTCCACCCTCACCAGCCTCGGCCGGCTCCTCGGCCTCTTCTACGGCACGTCCGCGTTCTTCGTGGTCGTCGTCCTCGGCACGGTCACCGGCGCCATGGGGATCAACATCTTCCGGCTGCTGCGCCATCTGCGGGAGGAGTTCGTCCTGGTCCTGGGCACCTCCTCCTCCGAGAGCGCCCTGCCCCGGCTGATGGTGAAGCTGGAGAACCTCGGCATCCCCCGCGACGTCGTCGGCCTCACCGTCCCCACCGGCTACTCCTTCAACCTCGACGGCAGCTCCCTGTACCTGTCCCTGGCCGCCGTGTACATCGCCCAGGCCACCGACACACCGCTGAGCCCGGGCCAGCAACTCGGCCTGCTCGCCGTGATGATCCTGACCTCCAAGGGTTCCGGCGGCGTCACCGGAGCCGGATTCATCGCCCTCGCCGCCACCCTCTCCACCGTCGGCACGGTCCCGGCCGCCGGCATCATGCTCATCTTCGGCATCGACAAGTTCATGTCCGAGTGCCGGGCCCTGACCAACCTCGCGGGCAACAGCGTGGCCACCCTCGTGGTCGCCCGCTGGGAGAACGTCCTCGACACCGAGCGCGTCAACCACGTGCTGCGCACCGGCACACCCCTGCCCGAACCGGCGGTGGCGCGCCAGACCGCGGAACCGTCCGAAAGACTGCCCACGCAAGCCTGA
- a CDS encoding sulfatase: MGVPTADAQAQGTVRERPFKAAAHRRAKRPNLLVILGDDLGWADLSSYGAPHIKTPNLDRLARQGVRFTDAYAGSATCSPTRFSLYTGRFPGRTKGGLAEPIADRSAGLEPTHPTLASLLRDAGYATALIGKWHCGYLPDYSPTKSGWDEFFGNFGGALESYSKLGLGGEYDLYRGDVREGDAEYKDLRYYTRILTERAAEYVQRDHGGRPWLLNLNFTTPHWPWIADGDEDTSAEIVRRIKAGDKNALWHQDGGSVEKYTQMVQDLDRSVGEVLRALRKSGQEEDTLVFFASDNGGERFSYNWPLSGNKASLQEGGIRVPTIVRWPARLDGGQVSHEPVFTPDWTATLLEVGGARPHPAYPLDGTSLAPYLLKGERPAERELFWRVRGERALRRGNWKYYRGKSGQDQLFNLARDRREQADRAVDEPKLLSALKAAWEQTEKGLLAYPAR; the protein is encoded by the coding sequence ATCGGTGTGCCCACCGCCGACGCCCAGGCCCAGGGCACAGTGCGGGAAAGGCCGTTCAAGGCCGCCGCGCACCGGCGGGCCAAGCGGCCCAACCTCCTCGTCATCCTCGGCGACGACCTCGGCTGGGCCGATCTCTCCTCCTACGGCGCCCCGCACATCAAGACCCCGAACCTGGACCGGCTGGCCCGCCAGGGGGTGCGGTTCACCGACGCCTACGCCGGATCCGCGACCTGCTCGCCCACCCGGTTCAGCCTGTACACCGGACGCTTCCCCGGGCGTACGAAGGGCGGTCTGGCGGAACCGATCGCGGACCGGTCCGCCGGGCTCGAACCCACGCACCCCACGCTCGCCTCGCTGCTGCGCGACGCGGGTTACGCGACCGCGCTCATCGGCAAGTGGCACTGCGGGTACCTGCCGGACTACTCGCCCACCAAGTCGGGCTGGGACGAGTTCTTCGGAAACTTCGGCGGCGCCCTGGAGTCCTACTCGAAGCTGGGGCTCGGCGGAGAGTACGACCTCTACCGGGGCGACGTCCGCGAGGGGGACGCCGAGTACAAGGACCTGCGGTACTACACGCGCATCCTGACCGAGCGCGCCGCCGAGTACGTCCAGCGCGACCACGGCGGCCGGCCGTGGCTGCTCAACCTCAACTTCACCACCCCGCACTGGCCGTGGATCGCCGACGGGGACGAGGACACGAGCGCCGAGATCGTCCGCAGGATCAAGGCGGGCGACAAGAACGCCCTCTGGCACCAGGACGGCGGGTCCGTCGAGAAGTACACGCAGATGGTGCAGGACCTGGACCGGTCCGTCGGGGAAGTGCTGCGCGCCTTGCGGAAGTCCGGGCAGGAGGAGGACACCCTCGTCTTCTTCGCCTCGGACAACGGCGGCGAGCGCTTCTCCTACAACTGGCCCCTTTCGGGAAACAAGGCGTCCCTCCAGGAGGGCGGCATCCGCGTACCCACCATCGTGCGCTGGCCCGCGCGCCTCGACGGCGGACAGGTCAGCCACGAGCCGGTCTTCACCCCCGACTGGACCGCGACGCTCCTGGAGGTAGGCGGGGCCCGGCCGCACCCCGCGTACCCGCTGGACGGGACGAGCCTCGCCCCGTACCTGCTGAAGGGGGAGCGGCCGGCCGAGCGCGAGCTGTTCTGGCGCGTACGCGGTGAGCGCGCGCTGCGGCGGGGCAACTGGAAGTACTACCGGGGCAAGAGCGGTCAGGACCAGCTCTTCAACCTGGCCCGGGACCGGCGCGAACAGGCCGACCGGGCCGTGGACGAGCCGAAGCTCCTCAGCGCGCTGAAGGCGGCGTGGGAGCAGACGGAGAAGGGGTTGCTGGCCTATCCGGCCAGGTGA
- a CDS encoding LysR family transcriptional regulator: protein MDIRQLEYFLAIVDRGGFHRAASALYVSQPSLSQAVRALERDLGSELFHRIGRRAVLTEAGRALIEPAREAVRGLATARASVAAVRELREGRLDVASMPSQAVEPLTTLVSAFSRRHPGVSVAIRAAFTSGDVIDLVRTGAVELGLVACAGPVSGKEVVAHVLGRQRFVVVVPPDGPFTDRTAIECRELAGQRLIVGQRGTGMRAYVDGLRERGIEFAVTAETEHRVSLMPLVLAGVGLAVVTDSWREVARRMGARVLDIEPETALDIVLVGRRGQLSPAAAAFVATAVPAPGS, encoded by the coding sequence ATGGACATCCGGCAGCTGGAGTACTTCCTCGCGATCGTCGACCGTGGCGGTTTCCACCGGGCGGCCTCGGCCCTGTACGTGTCGCAGCCGTCGCTCTCGCAGGCGGTACGGGCACTGGAGCGCGACCTCGGCAGCGAACTGTTCCACCGGATCGGACGGCGGGCGGTGCTGACGGAGGCGGGACGCGCCCTCATCGAGCCGGCCCGCGAGGCCGTACGGGGTCTGGCGACGGCGCGGGCGAGTGTCGCGGCGGTGCGCGAGCTGCGTGAGGGACGCCTGGACGTGGCATCCATGCCGTCCCAGGCGGTGGAGCCGCTGACGACACTGGTGAGTGCCTTCAGCCGCCGCCACCCCGGTGTGTCGGTGGCCATCAGAGCGGCGTTCACCTCGGGTGACGTGATCGACCTGGTGCGCACGGGCGCCGTCGAGCTGGGGCTTGTGGCCTGCGCCGGTCCCGTGTCCGGCAAGGAGGTGGTCGCCCATGTGCTGGGGCGCCAGCGGTTCGTCGTGGTGGTGCCGCCGGACGGACCGTTCACCGACCGCACGGCGATCGAGTGCCGGGAGCTCGCGGGACAGCGGCTGATCGTCGGGCAGCGCGGCACCGGGATGCGCGCGTACGTGGACGGACTGCGGGAGCGGGGCATCGAGTTCGCCGTCACCGCCGAGACCGAGCACCGTGTCTCGCTGATGCCCCTGGTGCTGGCCGGGGTCGGACTCGCCGTGGTCACCGACTCCTGGCGGGAGGTCGCCCGGCGAATGGGCGCCCGCGTCCTGGACATCGAGCCGGAGACCGCCTTGGACATCGTCCTCGTCGGCCGCCGAGGGCAACTGTCCCCCGCGGCAGCCGCGTTCGTCGCCACGGCCGTCCCGGCCCCCGGCAGCTGA
- a CDS encoding cryptochrome/photolyase family protein: MAAEEPAAVHWLFGDQLGPHFTDPARGGPRRNAPLLMIEARGVFRRRRFHRAKAHLILSAMRHRAAELGDRVRYVKADTYRQGLEEAVGKAPVTVHHPTSHRALRFVRSLPSVRILPARGFLVTHDEFRLWAEGRGTKQLRQEDFYRWVRQSHDLLMEGERPAGGRWNLDHDNRQPPPRGALDLGVPPPYRPRESDIDDEVRRDLDRWSRDGDVRFVGEDAPRAFPATRREALAALHRFAEHRLATFGAYEDAVLSGDPTMSHSLLSSSLNLGLLDPAECVELAEARWRSGDAPLNSAEGFVRQVAGWREFVWHLYWRFGDEYRDSNVLRHRGALPDWFAELSPEGTDAHCLSRTLEQVRAGGWTHHIPRLMILGSFALQRGWEPRAVTDWFHRGFVDGYDWVMVPNVVGMSQYADGGRMTTKPYTSGGAYIDRMSDLCGPCRYKPSVRVGEDACPFTSGYWNFLHRHRERFERNARMAQAVRGLDRLRDLDELLAQEAARAE, translated from the coding sequence ATGGCAGCGGAAGAGCCCGCAGCGGTCCACTGGCTGTTCGGTGATCAGCTCGGGCCGCACTTCACCGATCCGGCGCGGGGCGGGCCGCGCCGGAACGCACCGCTGCTCATGATCGAGGCGCGCGGGGTGTTCCGGCGACGGCGGTTCCACCGTGCGAAGGCCCATCTGATCCTCTCCGCGATGCGCCACCGGGCGGCCGAACTGGGCGACCGGGTGCGGTACGTCAAGGCGGACACCTACCGGCAGGGCCTGGAAGAGGCGGTGGGGAAGGCGCCCGTGACGGTCCATCACCCCACCTCCCACCGGGCGCTGCGCTTCGTACGGTCCCTCCCCTCCGTACGGATCCTGCCGGCGCGCGGTTTCCTCGTGACGCACGACGAGTTCCGGCTGTGGGCGGAGGGGCGCGGCACCAAGCAGCTGCGGCAGGAGGACTTCTACCGCTGGGTCCGCCAGTCGCACGACCTGCTGATGGAGGGCGAGCGTCCGGCCGGAGGGCGGTGGAACCTGGATCACGACAACCGGCAGCCACCGCCGCGCGGCGCCTTGGACCTGGGCGTTCCACCGCCGTACCGGCCCCGGGAGAGCGACATCGACGACGAGGTGCGCCGGGATCTGGACCGCTGGTCGCGTGACGGCGACGTACGGTTCGTCGGCGAGGACGCGCCGCGCGCCTTTCCCGCCACCCGCCGTGAGGCGCTCGCCGCCCTGCACCGCTTCGCCGAACACCGGCTCGCCACGTTCGGCGCGTACGAGGACGCCGTCCTCTCCGGGGATCCGACGATGAGCCACAGTCTGCTCTCGTCCTCGCTCAACCTCGGCCTCCTGGACCCGGCCGAATGCGTCGAACTCGCCGAGGCGCGCTGGCGGTCGGGCGACGCTCCGCTCAACAGCGCCGAGGGGTTCGTGCGGCAGGTCGCCGGATGGCGCGAGTTCGTGTGGCACCTCTACTGGCGCTTCGGCGACGAGTACCGCGACAGCAATGTCCTGCGCCACCGCGGGGCGCTGCCCGACTGGTTCGCGGAGCTGTCTCCCGAGGGCACGGACGCGCACTGCCTCTCCCGGACGCTCGAACAGGTCAGGGCGGGCGGCTGGACGCACCACATCCCGCGTCTGATGATCCTCGGCAGCTTCGCGCTCCAGCGGGGCTGGGAGCCCCGGGCCGTCACCGACTGGTTCCACCGCGGCTTCGTCGACGGCTACGACTGGGTGATGGTGCCGAACGTGGTCGGCATGTCGCAGTACGCGGACGGGGGCCGCATGACCACCAAGCCGTACACCTCCGGAGGCGCCTACATCGACCGCATGAGCGACCTGTGCGGCCCGTGCCGGTACAAGCCGTCCGTACGCGTCGGTGAGGACGCCTGCCCCTTCACGTCCGGGTACTGGAACTTCCTGCACCGCCACCGCGAGCGGTTCGAGCGCAATGCGCGGATGGCGCAGGCCGTGCGGGGCCTGGACCGCCTCCGCGACCTCGACGAATTGCTGGCGCAGGAAGCCGCACGCGCGGAGTGA
- a CDS encoding beta/gamma crystallin domain-containing protein — protein MISKTKRIARSVVLAMAATTAVTVAMPTGNAFAIDHVECRGGENFLKIYSHLNGRSSVDCYANKGRVSFGSWWVDRISTGNNDLVYYDVNGDSVRINRWTDISFPNRPPKVKDIEIL, from the coding sequence GTGATCTCGAAGACGAAGAGGATTGCGCGTTCCGTGGTGCTGGCGATGGCTGCCACCACGGCGGTCACGGTGGCCATGCCCACCGGTAACGCGTTCGCCATCGACCACGTCGAGTGCCGTGGCGGAGAGAACTTCCTGAAGATCTACTCGCACCTGAACGGCCGCTCCAGCGTGGACTGCTACGCGAACAAGGGCCGGGTCTCCTTCGGCAGCTGGTGGGTCGACCGCATCTCCACGGGCAACAACGACCTCGTCTACTACGATGTCAACGGCGACTCGGTCCGCATCAACCGGTGGACCGACATTTCCTTCCCGAACCGTCCCCCGAAGGTCAAGGACATCGAGATCCTCTGA
- a CDS encoding sigma-70 family RNA polymerase sigma factor: MDTTDIRLCASHAYARTGDEEPGDAALGAGLIRGDLQCFAALYRRTAALVYTLAVRKLGDHEEAQDVTQQVFMAAWRGRQGYDPERGPVSAWLVGITRRKIADALTARTRRTLVTTSLATAYEVQHTDGQEERCVHRVVLDSTLRTLPAAQGRLVALAYYRDLTHTQIAQLTGLPLGTVKSHIRRGLLTLRRRLTETSAPAA; this comes from the coding sequence ATGGACACCACAGACATCCGGCTGTGCGCTTCGCACGCGTACGCCAGGACCGGTGACGAGGAACCGGGCGACGCCGCACTGGGCGCCGGCCTGATCCGCGGCGACCTCCAGTGCTTCGCCGCCCTCTACCGCCGCACCGCGGCCCTGGTCTACACCCTGGCCGTCCGGAAGCTGGGCGACCACGAGGAGGCGCAGGACGTCACCCAGCAGGTGTTCATGGCGGCCTGGCGCGGCAGACAGGGCTACGACCCGGAGCGTGGGCCCGTCTCCGCGTGGCTGGTCGGCATCACCCGCAGGAAGATCGCCGACGCGCTCACCGCACGGACCCGGCGCACCCTCGTCACCACGAGCCTCGCGACGGCGTACGAGGTCCAGCACACCGACGGGCAGGAGGAGCGGTGCGTGCACCGCGTGGTGCTCGACTCCACCCTGCGCACCCTGCCCGCCGCCCAGGGCCGGCTGGTGGCTCTGGCCTACTACCGGGACCTCACGCACACCCAGATCGCCCAACTCACGGGTCTGCCGCTGGGTACGGTCAAGAGCCACATCCGGCGCGGCCTGCTCACCCTGCGCCGCCGCCTCACCGAGACATCAGCGCCCGCCGCGTGA